Proteins from a single region of Rhodospirillales bacterium:
- a CDS encoding VWA domain-containing protein — translation MFINFFFELREARVPVSLREYLTLMEAMGQGIANYSVDDFYYLSRSCLVKDETNLDKFDRVFGHVFKGLEAPEGSNPVEIPDEWLRKIAEKILTEEEKAQIEALGGWDKLMETLKKRLEEQKGRHQGGSKWIGTGGTSPFGAWGYNPEGIRIGQDRNRNNRAVKVWDKREFENLDADVELGTRTIKIALRKLRRFARQGAATELDLPATIRATAKKGWLDIEMVAERHNAVKVLLFLDVGGSMDPYVQICAELFSAARSEFKHLEYFYFHNCVYEGLWRDNRRRHAELTPTWDVMHTYPHDYKAVFVGDASMSPYEIVTPGGSVEHWNDEPGLTWMQRLLTVYPKAVWLNPTPEEWWDATRSTQMMRQIFAGRMFPLTLDGLDRAMRCLSR, via the coding sequence ATGTTCATCAATTTTTTTTTCGAGCTGCGCGAGGCACGTGTCCCGGTCAGCTTGCGCGAGTATCTGACGCTGATGGAAGCGATGGGCCAAGGCATCGCGAACTACTCGGTCGACGATTTCTACTATCTCAGCCGCTCATGCCTGGTAAAGGACGAGACCAACCTCGATAAGTTCGATCGCGTCTTTGGCCACGTATTCAAAGGTCTGGAAGCTCCTGAAGGCAGCAACCCCGTCGAGATTCCTGACGAATGGTTGCGCAAGATCGCCGAAAAGATCCTTACCGAGGAGGAGAAGGCGCAAATTGAAGCGCTCGGCGGCTGGGATAAGCTTATGGAAACCCTGAAGAAGCGCCTTGAAGAACAAAAGGGCCGACATCAGGGGGGATCGAAATGGATCGGTACCGGCGGCACGTCCCCGTTCGGGGCCTGGGGCTACAATCCCGAAGGCATTCGCATTGGCCAGGACCGAAACCGGAATAATCGAGCGGTCAAAGTCTGGGATAAGCGCGAGTTCGAGAATCTCGATGCCGACGTCGAACTCGGCACCCGAACGATCAAGATCGCACTGCGAAAACTCCGCCGTTTCGCCCGGCAAGGCGCCGCGACCGAGCTCGACCTGCCGGCAACCATTCGCGCCACAGCGAAGAAGGGCTGGCTTGACATCGAGATGGTTGCGGAGCGGCACAATGCGGTGAAGGTCCTCCTGTTCCTCGACGTCGGCGGCTCTATGGACCCATACGTGCAAATCTGTGCCGAATTATTCTCGGCCGCGCGCTCCGAGTTCAAGCATCTGGAATATTTTTACTTTCACAACTGCGTCTACGAGGGGCTGTGGCGCGACAACCGCCGCCGGCATGCCGAATTGACGCCGACGTGGGACGTGATGCACACCTATCCGCATGATTATAAGGCGGTTTTCGTCGGAGATGCGTCGATGAGCCCGTATGAGATCGTCACGCCCGGTGGCTCGGTCGAACATTGGAACGACGAGCCTGGCCTTACTTGGATGCAGCGCCTGCTCACCGTTTATCCGAAAGCCGTCTGGCTCAACCCAACGCCGGAGGAATGGTGGGATGCGACTCGATCGACGCAGATGATGAGACAGATCTTCGCCGGGCGGATGTTTCCGCTGACCTTAGACGGTCTCGACCGCGCCATGCGATGCCTGAGCCGCTAA
- a CDS encoding alpha/beta fold hydrolase, producing the protein MALRPLFSACLAVLIGLLAACHPAFKPDPQGLMATEGPYTYPRTNPYAATVGGTPEQEKVILPREIPIAERELRVFPERRIPDVLWYEDTFRYSLAAQPGEAPLIFLIAGTNAGHNSRISTFLQKVFYVAGFHVVSLASPTYPNFIVTASSTSVPGRTGQDAEDLHRVMRVILAELKHTIAITDVSLSGYSLGAWDSAFVAELDDHIGAFGFRKVLLINPPVSLYRSSRVLDAMLENNLPGGIEHLDAFLNHVLARFTAVYQRAESVDLSQDFLYRAYFETHPSDQELAALVGISFRLSSTNIAFTADVMTKSGYIVPQDRILTVSSSLSPYFDEGMHRGFARYLDDLLYPYYAKRVPGLTKDDMIAESSLERIEPFLARAQNVGLVTNADDIILAKGDIDFLRRTFATRAQIFPAGGHCGNIQDAHVIAAMVRFLTE; encoded by the coding sequence ATGGCTCTCAGGCCTTTGTTCAGTGCATGCCTTGCGGTGCTCATCGGCCTGCTCGCCGCTTGTCATCCAGCGTTCAAGCCAGACCCTCAGGGGCTGATGGCGACCGAGGGCCCGTATACCTATCCGCGGACCAATCCGTATGCGGCGACCGTCGGCGGAACCCCTGAGCAAGAAAAGGTTATCCTGCCACGGGAAATCCCCATTGCCGAACGCGAACTTCGCGTTTTTCCCGAGCGACGGATTCCCGATGTCCTCTGGTATGAGGATACCTTTCGTTATTCGCTCGCGGCCCAGCCTGGCGAGGCGCCGCTGATTTTTCTCATTGCCGGCACGAATGCCGGTCATAATTCCCGGATCTCGACCTTCCTGCAGAAGGTCTTCTACGTCGCCGGATTTCACGTCGTCTCTTTAGCATCGCCAACCTATCCCAACTTCATCGTTACCGCGTCGTCGACCTCGGTACCCGGGCGGACGGGCCAGGACGCTGAAGATCTTCACCGGGTGATGCGCGTGATCCTGGCCGAGTTGAAGCATACGATCGCCATTACCGACGTTTCGCTCTCCGGATACAGCCTTGGTGCCTGGGACTCGGCGTTTGTTGCCGAACTGGATGATCACATCGGCGCATTCGGCTTTCGAAAGGTTCTGCTGATCAACCCGCCGGTCAGCCTTTACCGGTCTTCCCGGGTCCTCGATGCGATGCTGGAAAACAATCTGCCGGGTGGCATCGAGCACCTCGACGCGTTTCTCAATCACGTGCTGGCGCGCTTTACCGCTGTCTATCAACGCGCGGAATCCGTGGATCTGAGCCAGGATTTTCTTTATCGCGCCTATTTTGAAACCCATCCGTCCGATCAGGAACTGGCCGCCCTGGTCGGCATATCGTTCCGCCTTTCGTCGACGAACATCGCTTTTACCGCCGATGTCATGACCAAGTCCGGCTATATCGTTCCGCAAGACCGCATCCTTACCGTTTCCTCGTCGCTTTCCCCCTATTTTGACGAGGGGATGCATCGCGGCTTCGCCCGCTATCTGGACGATCTGTTGTACCCGTATTATGCCAAGCGCGTACCGGGGCTGACCAAGGACGACATGATCGCGGAATCAAGCCTTGAGCGGATCGAGCCGTTCCTGGCGCGCGCGCAGAACGTCGGTCTGGTGACCAATGCCGACGATATTATTCTCGCCAAGGGAGACATCGATTTTCTGCGTCGTACTTTTGCAACGCGGGCACAGATTTTTCCCGCTGGCGGCCACTGCGGCAACATCCAAGATGCGCACGTCATCGCCGCCATGGTTCGCTTCCTGACCGAGTAA
- a CDS encoding VacJ family lipoprotein — translation MKRYSLVPRLASGLTGAAFAAAVAGCAGTAAPPPDGGESGRSAATADEAPVSRLIPVDDPLEGVNRRIYKFNAQADRYVLLPIVDAYQFVVPLVLRDRISDFFSNIGNLVTFANQILQLDFPDAGKTALRFGTNTMLGLFGFVDVASAMGMPKYQEDFGQTLGYWGLDGGPYIVLPILGPSNTRDTVGTATDTAAFAIVDPFGLSSLQSRYPPIVAADAINSRYVQSFRYFESGSPFEYELVRYLYTKKREVEIGDVPAERAATADARPFPTGEGTSVGRQPPPVP, via the coding sequence ATGAAGCGGTATTCTCTTGTCCCGCGGCTCGCCTCCGGTTTGACAGGCGCGGCATTCGCGGCCGCCGTCGCAGGCTGCGCCGGAACGGCCGCGCCACCGCCCGATGGCGGAGAATCCGGACGCTCGGCCGCCACAGCCGACGAGGCGCCGGTGTCCCGGCTGATCCCCGTAGACGATCCGCTCGAAGGTGTGAACCGGCGTATTTATAAGTTCAACGCGCAGGCCGATCGCTACGTTCTGCTCCCGATCGTCGATGCCTATCAGTTTGTTGTCCCGCTGGTTCTGCGTGATCGCATCTCGGATTTCTTTTCCAACATCGGCAATCTGGTGACCTTCGCCAACCAGATCCTCCAGCTCGATTTTCCCGACGCGGGAAAAACGGCGCTGCGATTTGGCACCAACACCATGCTCGGCTTATTCGGTTTCGTCGACGTCGCCAGCGCAATGGGCATGCCCAAGTATCAGGAAGACTTTGGGCAGACGTTGGGATATTGGGGGCTGGATGGCGGCCCTTACATCGTCCTGCCTATCCTTGGGCCCTCGAACACCCGCGATACTGTAGGCACAGCGACCGACACGGCGGCATTCGCCATTGTCGATCCGTTCGGCTTATCGTCGCTGCAATCGCGCTATCCACCGATCGTCGCCGCCGATGCGATCAATTCGCGCTACGTACAGTCGTTCCGCTATTTTGAGAGCGGATCGCCTTTCGAATACGAACTCGTGCGCTACCTTTATACCAAGAAGCGCGAAGTCGAGATCGGCGACGTGCCAGCGGAGCGTGCTGCTACGGCGGATGCGCGCCCCTTCCCCACCGGCGAGGGCACAAGTGTTGGCCGCCAGCCACCGCCAGTGCCGTGA
- a CDS encoding MBL fold metallo-hydrolase, giving the protein MHYEIVPVTSFMQNCSVVWCSETLRGAVIDPGGDVARILDLIAEHRVTLERILLTHGHLDHVGAARDLAKRYGVPIEGPHIDDKYWLDGMEQQCRVFGMPTLPAFTPDRWLCANDQVKFGNVSLDVHHCPGHTPGHVAFFCEVTRIAFVGDVLFAGSVGRTDFPGGDYETLIDTIRTRLLPLGDDVSFIPGHGPISTFGEERRTNPFVADRSAGWRSRL; this is encoded by the coding sequence ATGCATTACGAGATCGTGCCGGTTACGTCGTTCATGCAAAACTGCTCCGTCGTCTGGTGCTCGGAGACACTGCGCGGCGCGGTGATCGATCCAGGCGGCGACGTCGCGCGCATCCTCGATTTAATCGCCGAACATCGCGTCACGCTTGAACGAATTCTGCTGACCCATGGCCATCTCGATCATGTCGGCGCCGCCCGCGATCTGGCGAAGCGTTACGGAGTCCCGATCGAAGGCCCGCACATCGATGACAAGTACTGGCTCGACGGCATGGAGCAGCAGTGCCGCGTGTTCGGCATGCCAACGCTTCCGGCCTTCACCCCCGATCGCTGGCTTTGCGCAAATGATCAGGTCAAGTTCGGCAACGTGAGTCTCGATGTCCACCACTGTCCCGGTCACACGCCGGGACACGTCGCGTTCTTTTGCGAAGTGACGCGGATTGCATTCGTCGGTGACGTACTCTTTGCCGGGTCGGTGGGGCGCACCGACTTTCCTGGCGGGGATTATGAGACGCTGATCGATACAATCCGCACACGTCTCCTGCCGCTCGGCGATGACGTTTCCTTCATTCCAGGACATGGCCCGATATCGACCTTCGGTGAAGAGCGCCGGACCAATCCCTTCGTCGCGGATCGATCGGCCGGTTGGCGATCCCGCCTTTAG
- a CDS encoding peptidylprolyl isomerase: protein MSFGADGAAPDPENTLLMTLKDGTVVIEMRPDLAPKHVARIKELTRQGFYDGLVFHRVIDGFMAQGGDPNGTGTGGSGVKLPAEFSKTPFIRGTVGMARSQNPNSGDSQFFICFAPAPFLDGQYTVWGQVVQGMEFVDAIKRGDESRNGEVTAPDRIVRMQVAADVKS, encoded by the coding sequence ATGTCTTTCGGCGCCGATGGTGCGGCACCCGACCCCGAGAACACGTTGCTGATGACCCTCAAGGACGGCACCGTCGTTATCGAAATGCGCCCCGACCTCGCGCCCAAGCATGTGGCACGAATCAAGGAGTTAACCCGTCAAGGGTTTTATGACGGCCTCGTCTTTCACCGTGTGATCGACGGCTTCATGGCGCAGGGTGGCGATCCGAACGGCACCGGGACGGGTGGCAGCGGTGTCAAGCTTCCGGCCGAATTCTCGAAGACGCCGTTCATCCGCGGAACCGTCGGTATGGCGCGCTCGCAGAATCCGAACAGCGGCGATTCACAGTTTTTCATCTGTTTTGCACCCGCGCCGTTCCTTGACGGCCAGTACACCGTCTGGGGCCAAGTGGTTCAGGGAATGGAATTCGTCGACGCCATCAAACGCGGTGACGAAAGTCGTAATGGCGAAGTAACCGCACCGGACCGCATCGTTCGCATGCAGGTCGCTGCCGACGTGAAATCGTAA
- the pyk gene encoding pyruvate kinase, which produces MRRLTRTKIVSTIGPSSSSEERLAMLLDAGVDVFRFNFSHGTHEEHAERFRIVRSLEANLGRSIGILADMQGPKLRVGSFAAGSVELMTEAAFRLDLNADPGDGARVNLPHPEIFAALKPGDALLLDDGKLRLEVTDCGADYAETRVTVGGRLSNHKGVNLPNVHLDISPLTAKDRLDVEFALELGATFIGLSFVQRPEDLTEARELVGGRARILAKLEKPSAIQHLERIIDLSDAIMVARGDLGVEMPTEDVPVLQRRIVRACRRAGKPVIVATQMLESMVKSPTPTRAEASDVANAVYEGADAVMLSAETAAGDFPVEAVKIMERIIMRAERDPAYHKGLHMEETVREATEADAITAAARSAAETIGAAAIITYTRSGGATLRCVRERPAVPILALTTEEGIARMLSLSWGVHPVFVGMSRTFREFIARAEQVAIAERFAESGSKLVFLTGFPVEATVNTLRISEVK; this is translated from the coding sequence ATGCGTAGACTCACTCGCACTAAGATCGTTTCCACCATCGGCCCAAGCAGCAGCAGCGAGGAGCGGCTGGCGATGCTGCTCGACGCTGGCGTCGACGTGTTCCGCTTCAATTTCAGCCACGGCACCCATGAGGAACACGCCGAACGGTTTCGCATCGTCCGCAGTCTGGAGGCGAATCTGGGCCGCTCGATCGGCATCCTCGCCGACATGCAAGGCCCTAAACTGAGGGTTGGAAGCTTTGCTGCGGGATCAGTCGAGTTAATGACTGAAGCGGCCTTTCGCCTCGATCTTAACGCGGATCCGGGCGATGGTGCCCGGGTTAATCTACCGCACCCCGAGATTTTTGCAGCGTTGAAGCCAGGTGACGCGTTGCTGCTCGACGACGGCAAGCTGCGTTTGGAGGTGACCGACTGCGGTGCAGACTACGCGGAGACGCGGGTCACGGTTGGTGGCCGGTTGTCCAACCACAAGGGCGTCAATCTGCCCAACGTGCATCTTGATATCTCGCCGCTGACGGCGAAAGACCGGCTAGACGTGGAGTTCGCCCTGGAACTTGGCGCGACGTTCATCGGGCTCAGTTTCGTCCAGCGGCCGGAGGATCTCACCGAGGCTCGCGAGTTGGTCGGCGGAAGAGCACGAATCCTCGCGAAGCTCGAGAAACCGTCCGCCATCCAGCACCTTGAACGGATTATTGATCTTTCCGACGCGATCATGGTCGCGCGTGGTGACCTCGGCGTCGAGATGCCGACGGAAGATGTGCCGGTTCTCCAGCGGCGGATCGTCCGCGCCTGCCGCCGGGCCGGCAAGCCGGTGATCGTGGCGACGCAGATGCTGGAATCGATGGTGAAATCGCCGACACCGACGCGGGCCGAAGCGTCGGATGTCGCTAATGCCGTCTACGAGGGCGCCGATGCGGTGATGCTGTCGGCTGAGACGGCTGCGGGCGATTTTCCGGTCGAAGCGGTAAAGATCATGGAACGGATCATCATGCGCGCGGAACGCGATCCGGCTTATCACAAGGGCCTGCACATGGAAGAGACCGTGCGCGAGGCGACGGAAGCGGATGCGATCACCGCAGCGGCGCGCAGCGCTGCGGAGACGATCGGCGCCGCTGCCATCATCACCTACACCCGATCGGGGGGGGCGACCCTGCGTTGCGTACGCGAGCGTCCAGCCGTTCCGATTCTCGCGTTGACGACGGAAGAGGGCATCGCCCGGATGCTGTCCCTATCGTGGGGCGTCCATCCGGTGTTTGTCGGCATGTCCCGGACGTTTCGCGAGTTCATCGCTCGGGCGGAACAGGTTGCCATCGCCGAGCGATTTGCCGAATCGGGCTCGAAGCTGGTTTTCCTGACCGGCTTTCCGGTGGAGGCGACGGTGAACACTCTGCGCATTTCCGAGGTGAAGTGA
- the rarD gene encoding EamA family transporter RarD has translation MRWGIGYSVAAYLLWGLFPIYFNAVATVPPFQVLAHRIVLSFVLLCAVVVVRGNWRGIVDALRSPRTAVSLFASASAIAANWGVFIWAVDAGHVLECSLGYFISPLVSVVLGVAVLKERLRRVQWLAVGLAGGAVVYQLAEFGVVPWVALSLAGSFATYGLLRKTVRIDPVGGLAVEAMMLMPVAFAFLVSAGIEGSGAFAARGWETDVLLMGAGPITVLPLILFVAGARRSRLATVGLLQYITPCAHFLLAVALFGEPVSRSGLTTFVCIWAALAMYSIDLLRRGHRS, from the coding sequence TTGCGCTGGGGCATCGGCTATTCCGTCGCAGCCTATCTGTTATGGGGACTCTTCCCGATCTATTTCAACGCGGTGGCGACGGTCCCGCCGTTTCAGGTGCTGGCGCATCGCATCGTCTTGTCGTTTGTCCTTCTGTGTGCTGTCGTCGTCGTCCGCGGCAACTGGCGAGGCATCGTCGACGCCTTGAGATCCCCGCGCACGGCAGTGAGCCTTTTCGCCTCTGCCTCGGCGATCGCGGCCAATTGGGGGGTATTCATCTGGGCGGTCGACGCCGGACATGTGCTGGAATGCAGTCTCGGCTACTTCATCAGCCCGCTCGTCAGCGTCGTGCTCGGCGTCGCCGTGCTGAAGGAGCGTCTACGCCGTGTGCAATGGCTGGCGGTCGGCCTCGCTGGCGGCGCGGTCGTCTACCAGCTTGCCGAGTTCGGCGTCGTCCCCTGGGTGGCGCTCAGCCTTGCGGGGAGCTTCGCAACCTATGGACTGCTTCGCAAGACAGTGCGCATCGATCCTGTCGGCGGCCTCGCCGTCGAGGCGATGATGCTGATGCCAGTGGCATTTGCGTTTCTCGTCTCTGCCGGCATAGAGGGCAGCGGCGCTTTCGCTGCGCGAGGCTGGGAAACGGATGTGCTGTTGATGGGTGCCGGCCCGATCACCGTCCTACCGTTGATCTTGTTCGTCGCTGGGGCGCGGCGCAGCCGTCTCGCGACGGTCGGCCTCCTTCAGTACATCACGCCCTGCGCCCATTTCCTGCTCGCGGTCGCCCTGTTCGGTGAGCCTGTCTCCCGATCCGGACTGACGAC